From a single bacterium genomic region:
- a CDS encoding S41 family peptidase — MKKQQIYIIILALMLVFSAVVLATQSGSNIIKDVKLIGKVINKTYENYVDPIDTHKFILGGVKGLLDGLDYHTVYFKPEDYENLKTSTKGEFGGLGIIIGMRDNILTVISPMEGTPAYRMGLAAGDKIVSIDGDPTKGMTTQDAVDVLRGEPGSEVTLTIVRPGEPEPLDYVIVRAIIHIDAVPFAGMIEDEVGYIRLARFSEDAGFEVKKAVDSLKTLGMKDLVFDLRSNSGGLLNQAIEVASVFLEPGELVVYTQGKDEHSRRDFHSMWGSEFNEGKLIVLQNQGSASASEIVAGAIQDHDRGIILGARSFGKGLVQSVIQLSGDGDALKITTAKYYIPSGRCIQKEDYLDRPESVILQPNSSGDEDSETETEEKIEDRWWEQDIVSDEAGVGSDSIPEDAPIYYTNSGRKMYGGGGITPDVFFEAEKITRFEIELERKSMFFDFAVDYLVEGKEFPADFKVEDLLFNDFTDYVKSNDFDYKTLIELRLEEAESSAIDLGYNSDFTEQIDKLRQVVEEEKQKDFKRNRDYIERSIRREFVSKLWGEDANYQFVILESDPVIARAVELIREDDEYSAQLKPSDK, encoded by the coding sequence ATGAAAAAGCAACAAATATATATAATCATTTTAGCGCTTATGTTGGTTTTCTCTGCGGTGGTTCTGGCTACTCAAAGTGGAAGCAACATTATTAAAGATGTTAAGCTTATTGGCAAGGTGATAAACAAGACTTATGAAAACTATGTGGATCCTATTGATACACACAAGTTCATTTTAGGAGGCGTCAAAGGCCTACTCGATGGTCTCGATTATCACACTGTTTATTTTAAACCCGAGGATTATGAGAATCTCAAGACTAGCACAAAGGGTGAGTTCGGTGGCTTGGGAATTATTATCGGCATGCGGGATAATATCCTAACGGTCATTTCCCCTATGGAGGGCACCCCGGCATATCGTATGGGCCTGGCTGCGGGCGATAAGATAGTCTCTATCGATGGTGATCCAACAAAGGGTATGACTACTCAGGATGCTGTCGATGTGCTTCGTGGCGAACCCGGGTCAGAAGTTACCCTTACTATTGTCCGACCTGGTGAACCTGAGCCGCTAGATTATGTTATCGTTAGGGCTATAATACACATAGATGCTGTCCCATTTGCAGGAATGATCGAAGACGAGGTTGGTTATATTCGTCTTGCTCGTTTCTCCGAGGATGCTGGTTTCGAGGTGAAGAAAGCTGTTGATTCACTCAAGACCCTAGGTATGAAGGACCTGGTTTTTGACTTAAGATCGAATTCGGGTGGACTTCTCAATCAGGCTATCGAAGTCGCAAGTGTTTTTCTGGAACCTGGGGAGCTTGTCGTTTATACACAGGGCAAGGATGAACATTCTAGAAGAGATTTCCATTCGATGTGGGGTTCCGAATTCAACGAGGGGAAACTTATCGTTCTTCAAAATCAAGGCTCAGCTTCGGCTAGCGAGATAGTTGCCGGTGCTATTCAAGACCACGATAGAGGTATTATTCTCGGAGCGCGCTCTTTCGGTAAAGGCCTCGTTCAAAGCGTAATCCAACTTTCAGGGGATGGTGACGCTCTTAAAATTACCACCGCCAAGTATTATATCCCCTCCGGAAGATGTATTCAAAAAGAGGATTATCTTGACAGACCCGAATCTGTGATTTTACAACCAAATAGCTCGGGGGATGAGGATTCTGAGACCGAAACCGAAGAAAAAATCGAAGACAGATGGTGGGAACAGGATATTGTTTCTGATGAAGCAGGGGTCGGTTCAGATAGTATCCCTGAAGATGCACCAATTTATTATACAAACAGCGGGAGAAAGATGTATGGTGGGGGTGGTATCACTCCAGATGTTTTCTTTGAGGCCGAAAAAATAACCCGATTCGAGATTGAATTAGAAAGAAAAAGCATGTTTTTCGATTTTGCAGTGGATTATCTCGTCGAGGGAAAAGAATTTCCGGCGGATTTCAAGGTCGAGGATTTATTGTTCAACGATTTCACGGATTATGTTAAGTCTAACGATTTCGATTACAAGACGCTGATCGAATTACGCCTCGAAGAGGCCGAGTCCTCTGCTATCGATCTCGGTTACAATTCTGATTTTACCGAACAAATAGATAAGCTTCGTCAGGTTGTAGAGGAGGAGAAACAAAAGGACTTTAAACGCAATCGCGACTATATAGAACGCTCTATCCGGCGTGAGTTTGTTAGTAAGCTTTGGGGCGAGGATGCAAACTATCAGTTTGTAATATTGGAATCTGATCCTGTGATCGCAAGAGCAGTCGAGCTTATTCGCGAAGATGATGAGTATTCAGCTCAACTGAAACCTTCAGATAAATAA
- a CDS encoding MCE family protein, whose product MARPVLRTTPAQKASIGGLIVVALLILGVAVLILGGEQGFMSRRYQLMARFERISGLQSGAPVWLAGQRVGFVSQIEFVKDDADGVFIDVTMRIDSRYSDLIRRDSEARIGTLGLLGDKLVGITLGSADSLKLKPGEYVKTDNPIDFEELIQRGVETFGDLAEGGKSLKSIAAKIDSGEGTLGKLINDPSIYFDIAALTRSTEEIVDKINKNEGNIGRLFNDTLLYDEMVASISDVRELIDSIGDGRGTLGRLVKDPSLYDHLSASLGRIDTLIARVERGEGTSGKFISSDDLYREVTSTVGSLDSLLIDIRNNPAKYFKVKVTIF is encoded by the coding sequence ATGGCAAGACCAGTCCTAAGAACTACTCCCGCTCAGAAAGCCTCTATAGGCGGGTTGATCGTTGTAGCATTGTTGATACTGGGCGTTGCAGTTTTAATACTCGGCGGCGAACAGGGATTTATGTCTCGTCGGTATCAGCTAATGGCGCGTTTTGAACGAATAAGCGGTTTACAGTCCGGTGCACCGGTGTGGCTTGCGGGCCAGAGAGTCGGATTTGTATCTCAGATTGAGTTCGTGAAAGACGATGCTGATGGCGTTTTTATCGATGTTACGATGCGTATCGATTCGCGATATAGTGATCTTATTCGAAGAGACTCCGAGGCGAGAATCGGCACGCTTGGTCTTTTGGGAGATAAGCTCGTAGGCATAACTCTCGGTTCGGCGGATTCACTCAAACTCAAACCGGGAGAGTACGTAAAAACGGACAATCCGATAGATTTCGAAGAGCTTATTCAACGAGGAGTCGAGACTTTCGGAGATTTGGCCGAGGGCGGGAAATCCCTTAAGTCTATTGCCGCGAAGATAGATTCTGGTGAGGGCACTTTAGGCAAACTCATTAATGATCCCTCGATCTATTTCGATATAGCCGCTCTTACAAGATCCACAGAGGAAATAGTTGATAAGATCAATAAAAATGAAGGCAATATCGGCAGATTGTTTAATGATACCCTTCTTTATGATGAGATGGTTGCCTCGATATCGGATGTTAGAGAATTGATAGATAGCATTGGAGATGGTAGAGGCACTTTGGGGAGGCTCGTGAAAGATCCTTCGCTGTATGACCATCTTTCCGCTTCGCTTGGAAGAATAGACACTCTTATTGCGCGAGTAGAGCGCGGAGAGGGAACGTCCGGGAAGTTTATATCCTCTGATGATCTTTATCGTGAAGTTACAAGCACTGTTGGTTCGCTCGATTCGCTTCTTATTGATATTCGTAATAATCCAGCTAAATATTTCAAGGTTAAGGTTACTATATTTTAA
- a CDS encoding ABC transporter ATP-binding protein codes for MISLKNISKSFEGMPVLDKLNLDIERGETFVIMGKSGCGKSVTLKIILRLLYPDEGQIFIDGEDTTYFNEKLMMPIRTKIGMLFQGAALFDSMNVWQNLAYPLLEHTQLPIEEINAKIAELLTFVGLNGAQEKSPSELSGGMKKRVALARAMINDPSYVFFDEPTTGLDPVTSGMINGLIIRTRERFGVTSIVVTHDLASAMRIGTRYAFIHEGKIGFEGNKAELFKSKNPGLREFLKDAEWQDQS; via the coding sequence TTGATCTCGCTGAAGAACATATCGAAATCTTTTGAAGGAATGCCGGTTCTCGACAAACTGAATCTCGATATCGAAAGAGGCGAAACTTTCGTGATCATGGGGAAATCTGGTTGCGGCAAGTCGGTGACCTTAAAGATAATCCTAAGATTGCTTTATCCAGACGAAGGCCAGATTTTCATTGATGGCGAGGACACAACCTATTTTAACGAAAAACTCATGATGCCAATCCGCACGAAAATAGGTATGCTTTTCCAAGGCGCAGCTCTATTCGATTCTATGAATGTGTGGCAGAACCTAGCTTATCCGCTTTTGGAACACACGCAACTCCCAATCGAGGAGATCAACGCGAAGATAGCCGAGCTATTAACCTTCGTCGGTCTTAATGGCGCTCAAGAAAAGTCACCATCGGAACTTTCGGGGGGCATGAAGAAGCGAGTTGCTCTCGCTCGCGCAATGATCAATGATCCATCCTATGTTTTCTTCGATGAGCCGACAACCGGCCTCGATCCTGTAACATCGGGGATGATTAATGGTCTTATAATTAGAACCAGAGAACGCTTCGGTGTAACATCGATTGTCGTTACTCACGATTTGGCTAGCGCAATGCGGATTGGAACACGATATGCGTTTATACATGAAGGGAAAATCGGATTCGAGGGAAACAAAGCGGAGCTTTTTAAATCAAAGAATCCGGGATTGCGTGAATTTTTAAAGGATGCAGAATGGCAAGACCAGTCCTAA
- a CDS encoding ABC transporter permease: MKARNKPLTQVYDYFNLVAQAFAGIVKKPYYFSEVLLQMENIGVQSLPIVLLTSTFVGMILAYQAGFAMAVFGAKMYIGTLISLSLVRELGPVLASVVVAGRIGAGTAAELGSMLVTEQIDAMRAMGTDPIKKLVTTRLIAGMIMIPFLVIIADLMGILGGGFIASSAFGLAPSFYKKTVIQALVVEDLAMTLLKGVFFSILIITMGCYAGLNVEGGTTGVGHATTRAVVLSIVFILITDYFLTVLLLKLLPGLAF, encoded by the coding sequence TTGAAAGCACGAAATAAACCACTAACCCAGGTTTATGACTATTTTAACTTGGTTGCACAAGCATTTGCGGGTATAGTTAAAAAGCCATATTATTTTTCCGAAGTTTTGCTCCAGATGGAAAACATCGGTGTCCAATCTCTGCCTATAGTCCTTTTAACAAGCACTTTCGTCGGCATGATATTAGCATATCAAGCCGGGTTTGCAATGGCTGTTTTTGGTGCGAAGATGTATATCGGAACACTGATAAGTCTCTCGCTTGTTCGCGAGCTTGGGCCGGTGTTGGCTTCGGTTGTTGTGGCCGGAAGAATAGGAGCCGGCACTGCGGCGGAACTTGGTAGTATGCTTGTGACAGAGCAAATCGACGCAATGCGTGCGATGGGAACCGATCCGATTAAAAAGCTTGTCACTACGCGGCTTATTGCGGGCATGATAATGATTCCTTTTTTGGTTATAATCGCCGACCTAATGGGTATTCTTGGAGGCGGCTTTATTGCATCTAGCGCCTTTGGGCTTGCTCCCTCTTTCTATAAGAAAACGGTCATCCAAGCACTCGTTGTCGAGGATTTGGCTATGACCCTTCTTAAGGGGGTTTTCTTCTCTATTTTGATTATAACGATGGGTTGCTATGCCGGTCTCAATGTCGAAGGCGGAACTACGGGTGTGGGCCATGCTACTACCCGGGCGGTAGTGTTAAGCATTGTATTTATTTTAATAACGGATTATTTCCTAACGGTGTTGCTTCTTAAACTCCTTCCGGGATTGGCGTTTTAA
- the tmk gene encoding dTMP kinase, producing the protein MTMKKGILISFEGIDGSGKSTQMKEAAEYLSSRGYEVLITREPGGTELAEKIRKVLLDAKMDGKITSKAELLLYLASRHQHSKEIIEPFLKNGGIVLTDRYADSSTAYQGVGRGLGIELVEGLNELVIPQWPDLTIIIDILPEEALLRMNERKPDRLERAGMEFQKVVREGFIELARRHPKRMVVVRSDKVKEKTTREVIRTIDEFLAKRNIYKEEK; encoded by the coding sequence ATGACGATGAAAAAAGGTATTCTTATATCATTCGAAGGTATAGATGGAAGCGGTAAATCGACACAGATGAAAGAAGCTGCGGAATATCTGAGCTCGCGTGGCTATGAAGTTCTTATCACCCGTGAACCCGGTGGCACGGAACTTGCTGAAAAAATACGCAAAGTGTTGCTCGATGCGAAGATGGATGGCAAAATAACCTCGAAGGCTGAATTGCTGCTTTATCTGGCATCTCGGCATCAGCACAGCAAAGAGATTATCGAGCCGTTTTTAAAAAACGGCGGGATTGTTCTTACGGATCGCTACGCAGATAGCTCGACGGCATATCAGGGAGTGGGAAGGGGTCTTGGCATAGAGTTGGTCGAAGGACTTAACGAATTGGTTATCCCCCAATGGCCTGATTTAACAATAATAATCGATATTTTGCCCGAGGAAGCCCTTCTCAGAATGAACGAAAGAAAACCGGACAGACTAGAGCGCGCCGGTATGGAGTTTCAAAAAGTGGTAAGAGAGGGTTTTATCGAGCTTGCACGGCGGCATCCAAAAAGAATGGTCGTGGTTCGAAGCGATAAAGTTAAAGAGAAAACAACGCGCGAGGTTATTCGGACTATCGATGAATTCTTGGCAAAGCGTAATATTTACAAGGAAGAAAAATGA